In one Nicotiana tomentosiformis chromosome 6, ASM39032v3, whole genome shotgun sequence genomic region, the following are encoded:
- the LOC117273866 gene encoding probable calcium-binding protein CML45, which yields MEKIFSFSAQGNKKIADGLNHFNSTMLSCMILGLVITFQEFRSCSSSIFRAILLVFTPYKKSETSSKSKNCGPEIVTTNNEALLEEDDVEIVLDTLMIFCNQNEDDFDKVGLAEVFDSFDETETSLEEVKEAFNMFDGNGDGYIDANELKKVICKMGFLEFSLEDCQRMIVPFDVNTDGKIEFAEFLKLLEQSTFL from the coding sequence ATGGAGAAGATCTTTTCATTCTCAGCTCAGGGCAACAAGAAGATAGCTGATGGACTCAATCATTTCAATTCCACCATGTTAAGTTGTATGATTCTTGGCTTAGTAATCACATTTCAGGAATTTCGTTCTTGTTCTTCTTCTATATTTCGAGCCATTCTTTTGGTATTTACTCCATATAAGAAGTCTGAAACTTCATCAAAGTCAAAAAACTGTGGCCCTGAAATTGTTACTACTAATAATGAGGCACTATTGGAGGAAGATGATGTTGAGATAGTATTGGATACACTAATGATTTTCTGCAACCAAAATGAGGATGATTTTGATAAGGTTGGATTGGCTGAGGTTTTCGATTCGTTCGACGAAACAGAGACTAGTTTAGAAGAAGTTAAAGAAGCTTTTAATATGTTTGATGGGAATGGAGATGGCTATATTGATGCAAATGAGCTAAAGAAAGTCATTTGTAAGATGGGTTTCTTGGAATTTTCATTGGAGGATTGCCAGAGGATGATTGTGCCCTTTGATGTAAACACAGATGGAAAAATTGAATTTGCTGAATTTCTAAAGCTCCTGGAGCAAAGTACCTTTCTATAA
- the LOC104084819 gene encoding cyclic dof factor 1-like: MTCESEIKLFGKILPMVVSGEYSGAGRSTIDNRSSTGFDVDQYLEDNRTSSSENDEGSESIDYENQAADKDDIHKTRELSEDKLEEEDQNQMVEESENPKTSSESENSPKFPTDEDHQTVKSSENENEPNNATDSQQTLLKKPDKVLPCPRCNSTDTKFCYYNNNNVNQPRHFCRSCQRYWTAGGTMRNLPVGAGRRKNKNLASHYHHISIPDDVLLASRIESPNGFHHPMLKPNGTVLSFGPELPLCDSMASALNPAEKRAPNVIPNGFYKQEHRNSSCKGGENGDDCSKESSVMASNMMVEGGNSKPHEAVMRNTNGFPSPAPCLHGVPFPFPWNAAVPMSAIYPFGFPMPFYPAPYWNCSVPPWSNPWLSQPSRTENEKASGSDPNSPLGKHSREGDDPECNEPVEQKSSKRSILVPKTLRIDDPDEAAKSSIWSTLGIKYDSASRGGFFKALQPKIDDKDHKATASPELHANPAALSRSLSLQERT; the protein is encoded by the exons ATGACGTGTGAATCAGAAATCAAGCTGTTCGGTAAGATACTTCCGATGGTCGTATCTGGCGAATATTCCGGCGCCGGTAGGTCTACGATTGATAATCGGAGTAGCACTGGGTTTGATGTTGATCAGTATTTAGAGGACAATCGAACAAGCAGTTCAGAGAATGATGAAGGAAGTGAGTCAATTGACTACGAAAATCAAGCAGCTGACAAG GACGATATTCATAAAACAAGAGAGCTCAGTGAAGACAAACTGGAGGAGGAAGATCAAAATCAGATGGTGGAAGAATCAGAAAATCCTAAGACTTCATCAGAATCAGAGAACAGTCCTAAATTTCCTACTGATGAAGACCATCAAACAGTAAAATCTTCCGAGAATGAAAATGAACCAAATAATGCAACAGATTCTCAGCAGACACTTCTGAAGAAGCCAGACAAAGTTCTCCCGTGCCCTCGTTGCAATAGTACAGATACAAAATTCTGTTACTATAATAATAACAATGTCAACCAGCCTCGTCATTTCTGCAGGAGCTGCCAGAGGTATTGGACTGCCGGTGGTACTATGAGGAATCTTCCTGTGGGAGCTGGTCGTCGCAAGAACAAGAATCTTGCATCTCATTATCATCATATAAGTATCCCTGATGATGTATTACTAGCATCAAGAATTGAATCTCCAAATGGATTTCATCATCCAATGCTCAAACCAAATGGCACCGTTCTATCCTTTGGTCCTGAGTTACCACTGTGCGACTCTATGGCCTCTGCTTTAAATCCAGCAGAGAAAAGGGCACCGAATGTGATCCCAAATGGTTTTTACAAACAGGAACACAGGAATTCTTCTTGCAAAGGTGGAGAAAATGGTGATGATTGCTCTAAGGAATCTTCCGTCATGGCATCAAATATGATGGTGGAAGGAGGTAACAGCAAGCCGCACGAGGCAGTTATGCGTAATACCAATGGCTTCCCGTCTCCAGCTCCTTGCCTCCACGGAGTACCTTTCCCTTTTCCATGGAATGCTGCAGTTCCTATGTCAGCTATTTACCCCTTTGGATTCCCTATGCCATTTTACCCTGCACCTTATTGGAACTGCAGTGTGCCTCCTTGGAGTAATCCTTGGCTGAGTCAACCATCGCGAACAGAAAATGAGAAAGCGTCAGGTTCTGATCCTAATTCACCTTTAGGAAAGCATTCAAGAGAAGGTGATGACCCTGAGTGCAACGAACCAGTCGAACAAAAGAGTTCAAAAAGGTCTATTTTGGTCCCAAAAACATTGCGGATTGATGATCCTGATGAAGCTGCAAAGAGTTCTATATGGTCAACACTTGGGATTAAATATGATTCTGCTAGCAGGGGAGGATTTTTCAAGGCCTTGCAACCAAAAATTGATGACAAAGACCACAAAGCCACTGCATCTCCAGAGTTGCATGCTAACCCTGCAGCCTTATCTAGATCCCTCAGCCTCCAGGAGAGAACCTAA
- the LOC104084820 gene encoding chlorophyll a-b binding protein 4, chloroplastic-like → MHTQNIQFPLDYQFYFLDTSQMATVTSQASAAVFRPTASKSRFLSGASGKLNREVFFKPSTSSSYNSFKVEAKKGEWLPGLTSPTYLDGRLAGDNGFDPLGLAEDPENLKWFVQAELVNGRWAMLGVAGMLLPEVLTSAGLLNVPKWYDAGKSEYFASSSTLFVIEFILFHYVEIRRWQDIKNPGSVNQDPIFKSYSLPPNEVGYPGGIFNPLNFAPTLEAKEKEIANGRLAMLAFLGFIVQHNVTGKGPFDNLLQHLSDPWHNTIIQTFAN, encoded by the exons ATGCATACACAAAATATACAATTTCCTTTAGATTACCAATTCTATTTTCTTGACACCTCCCAAATGGCCACCGTCACGTCGCAAGCCTCCGCCGCCGTCTTCCGGCCAACCGCCTCCAAGTCAAGATTCCTCAGTGGAGCATCTGGTAAACTAAATAGGGAAGTGTTTTTTAAACCCTCAACTTCTTCATCTTACAACTCATTCAAAGTTGAAGCTAAGAAAGGTGAATGGCTTCCAGGCTTAACCTCTCCTACTTATCTTGATGGCAG ACTCGCTGGTGACAATGGTTTCGATCCATTGGGACTCGCTGAGGATCCAGAAAACTTGAAATGGTTCGTTCAAGCCGAGCTAGTGAACGGTCGATGGGCAATGTTGGGTGTTGCTGGAATGTTACTGCCTGAGGTTCTTACCAGTGCTGGACTCCTTAACGTACCAAAATGGTACGATGCTGGAAAATCTGAGTACTTTGCATCTTCATCAACTCTGTTCGTGATCGAGTTCATATTGTTTCACTACGTCGAAATTCGACGTTGGCAAGACATTAAGAACCCAGGAAGTGTTAATCAAGATCCTATTTTCAAGAGCTATAGTTTGCCTCCTAATGAAGTTGGTTACCCTGGTGGTATTTTCAATCCACTTAACTTTGCTCCCACATTGGAAGCTAAGGAGAAGGAAATTGCTAATG GGAGATTGGCAATGTTGGCATTTTTGGGATTTATAGTGCAGCACAATGTGACAGGAAAGGGACCATTTGAcaacttgttgcagcatctttcagACCCATGGCACAATACCATTATCCAAACATTCGCCAATTAA
- the LOC104084821 gene encoding thioredoxin-like 1-2, chloroplastic, which produces MACSLSTGFSVSGPCFNATAKESRRHCPSIGTLQLKDLASREFLGKPLDYASDHIGTNHWNVERLSAQVSIAAQRWWEKTLKPNMVEINSAQQLVDSLLKAGNRLVIIDFFSPSCRGCKTLHPKICQLAESNPNAIFLKVNYEELKTMCNALNIPVLPFFRFYRGAQGKVCSFSCTNATIKKFKDALARYGKDQCSLGPARGLDESELLALASIGELSRKDCTRKDIFQESAFTGVVDMYYSTLELKEGTDFVMA; this is translated from the exons ATGGCTTGTTCTTTGAGTACTGGTTTTTCTGTTTCTGGTCCCTGTTTCAACGCCACAGCCAAAGAGTCTCGTCGTCATTGCCCTTCGATTGGCACTCTGCAACTTAAAGATTTAGCATCCAGAGAATTTCTAGGCAAACCCTTGGATTATGCATCAGATCATATTGGTACTAACCATTGGAATGTTGAACGACTTTCT GCACAAGTATCAATCGCTGCTCAGAGATGGTGGGAGAAGACCCTTAAACCCAACATGGTAGAGATCAATTCAGCACAACAACTTGTTGATTCATTATTAAAAGCTGGTAATAGATTGGTCATAATTGACTTCTTCTCTCCTAGCTGTAGAGGTTGCAAGACTTTACATCCTAAG ATCTGTCAGTTAGCTGAATCAAACCCCAATGCCATATTCCTCAAAGTAAACTACGAAGAACTGAAAACCATGTGCAATGCTCTTAATATACCTGTCTTACCCTTCTTCAGATTCTATAGGGGTGCACAAGGCAAAGTTTGTAGCTTCAGCTGTACCAATGCAACA ATAAAGAAATTCAAAGATGCATTAGCAAGATATGGGAAAGATCAGTGTAGTCTTGGTCCAGCAAGAGGTTTAGATGAATCTGAGCTTTTAGCCTTAGCTTCAATTGGAGAATTATCAAGAAAGGATTGTACAAGGAAAGATATATTCCAAGAATCAGCCTTTACAGGAGTAGTAGATATGTACTATAGCACTTTGGAGCTAAAAGAAGGTACGGATTTTGTGATGGCTTAG